A genomic window from Deinococcota bacterium includes:
- a CDS encoding amidase family protein: MDRDPTALSLTELASAYRRGEFTPTDVTEAYLDRLEPGPVYRLVTEERARAQAKRADALFAAGTDLGPLQGVPLALKDLIGTRGEVTAAGSKVLAEGPAAAADAPVAARLDEAGAVFLGKTTMTELAFSGLGINPHFGTPRNAFDPERLPGGSSSGSAVAVAGGLACAAIGSDTGGSVRIPAAFNGLVGLKTTDGSLPLEGVTPLSLTLDTLGPITRTVEDGWHLWRALLALPPAPLPPANPKGLRLLVPEAVLQDGLAPEVARCFDAACGLLQELGARQGRREAEILREIPALYERYGSFAGHEALALYEEMIDRRGADMDPRVVTRILPFRDRPAKDYIRLGQERRGLQRRFWEAFEAYEVVVAPTVAVLPPKIVEVATDELYLSTNNKVLRNTMVFNFLGTPALSLPCGLSSEGLPVGLMLAARPGQEALLLSLGQAFEAAFSRSK, encoded by the coding sequence ATGGACCGCGACCCGACCGCCCTCTCGCTGACCGAACTCGCCAGCGCCTACCGCCGCGGCGAGTTCACCCCTACGGACGTGACCGAGGCCTATCTGGACCGCCTCGAGCCCGGCCCCGTCTACCGCCTCGTCACCGAGGAACGGGCGCGAGCGCAGGCGAAGCGCGCCGACGCTCTGTTCGCGGCCGGCACCGACCTGGGGCCGCTGCAAGGGGTGCCGCTCGCGCTCAAGGACCTGATTGGCACGCGCGGCGAGGTGACGGCGGCGGGCTCGAAGGTGCTGGCCGAGGGGCCAGCGGCCGCCGCGGACGCTCCGGTGGCGGCACGGCTGGACGAGGCGGGCGCGGTCTTTTTGGGCAAGACCACCATGACCGAGCTGGCCTTTTCGGGCCTCGGCATCAACCCGCACTTCGGCACGCCCCGGAACGCCTTCGACCCGGAGCGCCTGCCCGGCGGCTCCTCGTCGGGTTCGGCGGTGGCGGTCGCCGGCGGCCTGGCCTGCGCCGCCATCGGCTCGGACACCGGCGGCTCGGTGCGCATCCCCGCGGCCTTCAACGGCCTAGTGGGGCTCAAGACCACGGACGGCTCCCTGCCGCTGGAGGGGGTGACGCCGCTGTCGCTCACCCTCGATACCCTCGGCCCCATCACCCGGACCGTCGAGGATGGCTGGCACCTGTGGCGCGCGCTGCTCGCCCTGCCCCCGGCACCCCTGCCGCCCGCGAACCCGAAAGGGCTCAGGCTGCTCGTACCCGAGGCCGTCTTGCAAGACGGCTTGGCGCCCGAGGTCGCCCGCTGCTTCGACGCCGCCTGCGGCCTGCTGCAGGAGCTCGGCGCGCGGCAGGGGCGCCGGGAAGCCGAGATCCTGCGCGAGATCCCCGCGCTCTACGAACGCTACGGCTCCTTCGCCGGGCACGAGGCGCTGGCGCTCTACGAGGAGATGATTGACAGGCGCGGCGCGGACATGGACCCGCGCGTGGTCACGCGCATCCTGCCGTTCAGGGACCGGCCCGCCAAGGACTACATCCGCCTGGGCCAGGAGCGTCGCGGCCTGCAGCGCCGCTTCTGGGAAGCGTTCGAGGCTTATGAAGTCGTCGTCGCCCCGACCGTCGCCGTCCTGCCGCCCAAGATAGTCGAGGTGGCGACGGATGAGCTCTACCTTTCGACAAACAACAAGGTCTTGCGCAATACCATGGTGTTCAATTTTCTGGGAACGCCCGCGCTCAGCCTGCCCTGCGGCCTCAGCTCGGAGGGCTTGCCGGTGGGCCTGATGCTGGCTGCGAGGCCGGGCCAGGAAGCGCTCCTGCTCTCGCTGGGGCAGGCCTTTGAAGCGGCCTTCAGCCGTTCAAAATGA
- a CDS encoding (Fe-S)-binding protein: MRVSLFATCLADQLFPQVAVATVKLLRHLGAEVAFPEGQTCCGQPAYNAGYHREARAVARHHIGVFGGADYVVLPSGSCGAMLGHYPDLFSEDGPAYAAARGLAERTFELTTFITEVLGQEDIGADLSGTRVTYHDSCHAMRFMGVREAPRRLLKAAGAELVEAEGSDVCCGFGGLFSVKMPEISAAMARAKLPGIHATGAAVLTSTDGGCLMQLSGTLRREGSSRGESDEAAKLEVIHIAELLWRGVERARAAA; this comes from the coding sequence TTGCGCGTCTCGCTCTTCGCCACCTGTCTGGCGGACCAGCTCTTTCCCCAGGTCGCGGTGGCGACGGTCAAGCTCCTGCGCCACTTGGGCGCCGAGGTCGCCTTTCCCGAAGGCCAGACCTGCTGCGGCCAGCCCGCCTACAACGCGGGCTACCACCGGGAGGCCAGGGCCGTCGCCAGGCACCATATCGGGGTCTTCGGGGGCGCCGACTACGTGGTCCTGCCCTCGGGCTCCTGCGGGGCCATGCTCGGGCACTACCCCGACCTCTTCAGCGAGGACGGCCCGGCCTACGCGGCCGCTCGCGGGCTGGCCGAGCGCACCTTCGAGCTGACCACCTTTATCACCGAGGTCCTGGGCCAAGAGGACATCGGCGCCGACCTGTCGGGCACGCGCGTGACCTACCACGACTCCTGCCACGCCATGCGCTTCATGGGCGTGCGCGAGGCACCCAGAAGGCTCCTCAAGGCCGCGGGCGCCGAACTCGTCGAGGCCGAGGGCAGCGACGTCTGCTGCGGCTTCGGCGGCCTCTTCTCGGTCAAGATGCCCGAGATCAGCGCGGCGATGGCGCGCGCCAAGCTGCCGGGCATCCACGCCACGGGGGCGGCGGTGCTCACCTCGACCGACGGCGGCTGCCTCATGCAGCTCTCCGGCACCCTGCGCCGCGAGGGCTCGAGCCGTGGGGAGTCGGATGAGGCCGCGAAGCTCGAGGTCATCCACATCGCCGAACTCCTCTGGCGCGGCGTCGAGCGAGCCAGGGCCGCAGCCTAG
- a CDS encoding LutB/LldF family L-lactate oxidation iron-sulfur protein — MEVTTQTFKDNAKRALHDEMLQTAMRRATGQFVSRRKAAVAALASFEDLRDYCAAVKAHTLEHLDVYLDELVTSVERLGGEVHFAADAAEANAVVTRLAREAGVRTAVKSKSMLSEEIGLNEALERAGVSPIETDLGEYILQLEHGWPSHIIAPVVHKTKEQIDRLFHERLGTALGSDVATLTAAARRVLRDRFLEADMGISGANFAVAETGTIVLVENEGNIRLTTSLPRVHLAMMGLEKVLPRLRDLPAFLALLPRSATGQKASSYVSLITGPRRQGERDGPEAFHLLIVDNGRSAVLADPKLRDALRCIRCGACLNSCPVYQQIGGHAYGWVYPGPIGAVLDPGLLGLEATRQLPQASSLCGACGEVCPVKIPLPELLIEHRRRSAEAGLSPRAEGAAVGAFAFVAQRPHLWALGAAGARLGSGLFERDGHMTAPALPVLKEWLAERDLPAPAKKSFRQLWREGLS; from the coding sequence ATGGAAGTCACCACCCAGACCTTTAAGGACAACGCCAAAAGGGCCCTTCACGACGAGATGCTGCAGACCGCCATGCGCCGCGCGACGGGCCAGTTCGTGTCCCGGCGCAAGGCGGCGGTCGCCGCCCTGGCCTCCTTCGAGGACTTGCGCGACTACTGCGCCGCCGTCAAGGCGCACACCTTGGAACACCTGGACGTCTACTTAGACGAGCTGGTGACCAGCGTCGAGAGGTTGGGCGGAGAGGTCCACTTCGCCGCGGACGCCGCCGAGGCCAATGCCGTCGTCACCCGGCTCGCTAGGGAGGCGGGCGTCAGGACGGCCGTCAAGTCCAAGTCGATGCTCTCCGAAGAGATCGGGCTGAACGAGGCCCTGGAAAGGGCGGGCGTCAGCCCGATCGAGACCGACCTGGGCGAGTACATCCTGCAGCTCGAGCACGGCTGGCCGAGCCACATCATCGCCCCGGTCGTCCACAAGACCAAGGAGCAGATCGACCGGCTCTTTCACGAACGGCTGGGCACCGCCCTCGGCAGCGACGTAGCGACGCTCACGGCGGCCGCCCGCAGGGTCCTCCGCGACCGCTTTTTGGAGGCCGACATGGGCATCAGCGGCGCCAACTTCGCCGTCGCCGAGACGGGCACCATCGTCCTGGTCGAGAACGAGGGCAATATCCGCCTGACCACCTCCTTGCCCAGGGTCCACCTGGCGATGATGGGGCTCGAGAAGGTCCTCCCCCGCCTGCGCGACCTGCCCGCCTTTCTGGCGCTGCTGCCCAGATCGGCCACCGGCCAGAAGGCTAGCTCCTACGTCTCGCTGATCACCGGGCCCAGGCGCCAGGGCGAGCGCGACGGACCCGAGGCGTTTCACCTGCTCATCGTGGACAACGGCCGCAGCGCCGTCCTGGCCGACCCCAAGCTGCGCGACGCCCTCAGGTGCATCCGCTGCGGGGCCTGCTTGAACAGCTGCCCGGTCTACCAGCAGATCGGCGGCCACGCCTACGGCTGGGTCTATCCCGGACCCATCGGCGCGGTCTTGGACCCTGGGCTGCTGGGGCTCGAGGCGACCCGCCAGCTCCCCCAGGCGAGCAGCCTCTGCGGCGCCTGCGGTGAGGTCTGCCCCGTCAAGATCCCTCTGCCCGAGCTCCTCATCGAGCACCGCCGGCGCAGCGCCGAAGCGGGCCTGTCGCCCAGGGCCGAAGGGGCGGCCGTCGGCGCCTTTGCCTTCGTCGCGCAGCGCCCACACCTCTGGGCCTTGGGCGCGGCCGGGGCGCGCCTGGGCAGCGGCCTCTTCGAGCGGGACGGGCACATGACGGCACCTGCCCTGCCGGTCCTAAAGGAGTGGCTCGCCGAGCGCGACCTACCGGCCCCGGCCAAGAAGTCCTTCAGGCAGCTCTGGCGCGAGGGCCTCTCGTGA
- a CDS encoding LUD domain-containing protein gives MTKDAFLKRVRDALHRHPGQPAQEPPPLLAPLADWDAAELADLFAAELTLVGGHVHRVADLAEAKGCLRELVAAFGAKSFLRSADGVVDEVIEDLGIPQADHPGDADVGITGARYGIAATGTLVLTSEAGRRDSLLPMHHVALLNVAQLVPTVAEALESHYRAMPSAWVQATGPSRTADIELTLTTGVHGPGVVHVILIGS, from the coding sequence ATGACCAAGGACGCCTTCTTGAAGCGCGTGCGGGACGCGCTTCACAGGCACCCCGGCCAGCCCGCTCAAGAGCCGCCGCCACTCCTGGCCCCGCTTGCGGACTGGGACGCGGCCGAACTCGCCGACCTCTTCGCGGCCGAGCTCACGCTGGTCGGCGGCCACGTCCACCGCGTCGCTGACCTGGCGGAAGCCAAGGGCTGTCTGCGGGAACTCGTGGCGGCTTTCGGGGCCAAATCCTTCTTGCGCAGTGCGGACGGGGTTGTCGACGAGGTCATCGAAGATCTGGGCATCCCCCAGGCCGACCACCCCGGGGACGCCGACGTGGGCATCACCGGCGCGAGGTACGGGATCGCCGCCACCGGCACACTGGTCCTGACGAGCGAGGCGGGCCGCCGGGACTCGCTCCTGCCCATGCACCACGTCGCCCTCCTAAACGTCGCGCAGCTCGTGCCGACGGTGGCCGAGGCGCTGGAAAGCCACTACCGGGCCATGCCGAGCGCCTGGGTGCAGGCGACCGGCCCGAGCCGCACCGCCGACATCGAACTCACCCTGACCACCGGGGTCCACGGCCCCGGCGTAGTCCACGTCATTCTGATCGGGTCCTGA
- a CDS encoding S41 family peptidase yields the protein MTRPVKRLAVCLLWLSLGVASAQGDFERRFEAAWRLVAERYWDLSQVAVDWDEVRARYAPDAAAVDGDDALYALLESMYQELGDNHSVFVPPARVLSIRELYGDLPCLGVFAVDDLSRGGNVSYRLLDGGIGFIELPDLVVAGSAQDLRAAVQTLVRQGASGLVLDLRGNPGGRLLEMMQAAGVFTGGFLWRVVTTWTLPVPYPALGGVETDLPLAVLVDAGVNSAAEGLAGALQTSGRATIVGETTAGNVEAVLPFCLADGSQAWIATGVLAPLLGATWEGRGVEPDLVTLPAEALEAALEFFRTRSE from the coding sequence ATGACGCGGCCGGTGAAACGGCTGGCGGTCTGCCTGCTGTGGCTGTCGCTGGGGGTCGCCTCCGCACAGGGCGACTTCGAGCGGCGCTTCGAGGCGGCCTGGCGGCTGGTGGCCGAGCGCTACTGGGACCTCTCGCAAGTCGCCGTGGACTGGGACGAGGTGAGGGCGCGCTACGCGCCGGACGCGGCGGCGGTCGACGGCGACGACGCGCTCTACGCGCTCCTGGAGAGCATGTACCAGGAACTCGGCGACAACCACTCGGTCTTCGTGCCGCCGGCGCGGGTTTTGAGCATCCGCGAGCTGTACGGCGACCTGCCCTGCCTGGGCGTCTTTGCGGTGGACGATCTCAGCCGCGGCGGCAACGTGAGCTACCGCCTCCTGGACGGCGGCATCGGCTTTATCGAGCTTCCCGATCTGGTGGTGGCCGGCTCGGCGCAGGATCTGCGCGCCGCCGTCCAGACCCTGGTGCGGCAGGGCGCGAGCGGGCTGGTGCTCGACCTGCGCGGCAACCCGGGCGGGCGTCTGCTCGAGATGATGCAGGCGGCGGGCGTCTTCACGGGCGGCTTCTTGTGGCGGGTGGTGACCACCTGGACCCTGCCCGTGCCCTATCCCGCCCTGGGCGGCGTCGAGACCGACTTGCCGCTGGCGGTCCTCGTCGACGCCGGCGTCAACTCCGCCGCCGAGGGCTTGGCCGGCGCCCTGCAGACCTCGGGCCGGGCGACCATCGTCGGCGAGACGACGGCGGGCAACGTCGAGGCGGTCTTGCCCTTCTGTCTCGCCGACGGCTCGCAGGCCTGGATCGCCACGGGCGTCTTAGCGCCGCTCCTGGGCGCCACCTGGGAGGGGCGCGGGGTCGAGCCCGACCTCGTCACGCTGCCCGCAGAGGCCCTGGAGGCGGCGCTCGAGTTCTTCAGGACCCGATCAGAATGA
- a CDS encoding carbohydrate kinase family protein, giving the protein MPKFFVVGDVTVDQMYFVSELPEPGGEVSASRAMMEPGGAGGTIATALAWLGNEVLLAARVGTGPFAELALRRVTEAGVESRLVQRDKDVQTSSVTLLITPDTERTMISVGGASRNLDAAELRADDVAACDALVMSAYSLMGGLQREYAVRALEAARAARLTTFIDMGSGAVNALRGRLISLVREVDYLLMNQRELYTLTGHTSISDAVVGLAEHGIKRVIVKVGEMGSIVITPELTELVDPFVVDGIVDSTGAGDCYTAAFAHGIMQGYDLQYAAKLGNIAGALSATVVGAQRYHLDAGAIEGYTKSMSMTVLQGVKI; this is encoded by the coding sequence ATGCCTAAGTTTTTTGTTGTCGGCGACGTGACCGTCGATCAAATGTATTTCGTCAGCGAGCTTCCCGAGCCCGGCGGCGAGGTGAGCGCGAGCCGGGCCATGATGGAGCCGGGCGGCGCGGGCGGCACCATCGCCACCGCGCTCGCCTGGCTCGGCAACGAGGTGCTCTTGGCGGCGCGCGTCGGCACCGGACCCTTCGCGGAACTGGCGCTCAGGCGCGTCACCGAGGCCGGCGTCGAGAGCCGGCTGGTGCAGCGCGACAAGGACGTGCAAACGAGCAGCGTGACCCTGCTGATCACCCCCGACACGGAGCGCACCATGATCAGCGTCGGCGGCGCCAGCCGCAACTTGGACGCCGCCGAGCTGCGGGCCGATGACGTCGCCGCTTGCGACGCGCTGGTCATGAGCGCCTACAGCCTGATGGGCGGCTTGCAGCGCGAGTACGCGGTGAGGGCGCTCGAGGCCGCCAGGGCGGCCAGGCTGACCACCTTTATCGACATGGGCTCGGGCGCGGTCAATGCCCTCAGGGGCCGCCTGATCTCGCTCGTGCGCGAGGTGGATTACCTTTTGATGAACCAGCGCGAGCTCTATACGCTCACCGGCCATACCTCGATCTCGGACGCGGTGGTGGGCTTGGCCGAGCACGGCATCAAGCGGGTCATCGTCAAGGTCGGCGAGATGGGCTCGATCGTCATCACCCCCGAGCTCACCGAGCTCGTCGATCCCTTCGTCGTGGACGGCATCGTGGATTCGACGGGCGCCGGCGACTGCTACACCGCGGCCTTTGCCCACGGCATCATGCAGGGTTACGACCTCCAGTACGCCGCCAAGCTCGGCAACATCGCCGGCGCCCTCAGCGCCACCGTGGTCGGGGCGCAGAGGTACCACCTCGACGCCGGGGCCATCGAAGGCTACACCAAGAGCATGAGCATGACGGTACTGCAAGGGGTCAAGATCTAG
- the rsmA gene encoding 16S rRNA (adenine(1518)-N(6)/adenine(1519)-N(6))-dimethyltransferase RsmA, with protein MTGPLYSPAVVRDLLSRYGLRPDKAFGQNFLIDGNILARIVEAARLEPGDTVLEIGPGLGVLTRELAARAREVVSVELDGRLLSVLNETLADCPNVRLVHADGLTFDLDILPRNSLLVANLPYNVGTAMLTRALVSGRFRRLVCLLQKEVARRLTAAPGSELYGALSLLVAHFAAAEIVREVPPLAFLPAPEVTSSVVRLEVDPAARPAPELFRLIHQGFRHRRKTLKRNLVMAGRAAGLVEEALEALGLDARVRAEALSLEQFGALRQRLDQHPREDRV; from the coding sequence TTGACCGGGCCGCTCTACTCGCCGGCGGTGGTAAGGGACCTGTTGAGCCGCTACGGGCTCAGACCCGACAAGGCCTTTGGGCAGAACTTTCTCATCGACGGCAACATCTTGGCGCGCATCGTCGAGGCGGCGCGGCTGGAGCCAGGGGATACGGTCTTGGAGATCGGCCCTGGCCTGGGCGTCTTGACCCGCGAATTGGCGGCGCGCGCCCGCGAGGTCGTCAGCGTCGAGCTCGACGGGCGCCTGCTGTCCGTTTTGAACGAGACCCTGGCGGACTGCCCCAACGTGAGGCTGGTCCACGCCGACGGCCTGACTTTCGACTTGGACATCTTGCCGCGGAACAGCCTGCTCGTCGCCAACCTGCCCTACAACGTCGGCACCGCCATGCTCACGCGGGCCCTGGTGTCCGGGCGCTTTAGGCGGCTCGTCTGCCTGCTGCAAAAGGAGGTGGCCCGTCGCCTCACGGCCGCGCCCGGCAGCGAGCTCTACGGCGCCTTGAGCCTGCTCGTCGCCCACTTCGCCGCGGCCGAGATCGTCCGCGAGGTGCCGCCTTTGGCCTTCCTGCCCGCGCCCGAGGTGACGAGCAGCGTGGTCAGGCTCGAGGTCGATCCCGCGGCGCGCCCGGCTCCCGAGCTCTTCAGGCTCATCCACCAAGGCTTTCGCCACCGTCGCAAGACCCTGAAAAGAAACCTGGTGATGGCAGGGCGTGCGGCCGGGCTCGTCGAAGAGGCGCTCGAGGCGTTGGGGCTCGATGCCAGGGTCCGGGCGGAGGCGCTGTCCCTGGAGCAGTTCGGGGCGCTAAGACAGCGACTTGACCAACACCCCCGGGAGGATAGGGTATAA
- a CDS encoding CarD family transcriptional regulator has protein sequence MDFKVGDNVVYPSQGAGIIKEKTSRAVLGETQDYLKISFIKSDMEVLVPLKKGAEVGLRLTVTKDDLPKLFEAVSKGEIALPSQWTPRYRAEQEVLSTGDAFDLASMIGALAARDVEKGLAATERQVMEDAKSMLASEIAVVEGTGLQAAMARIDEAASHA, from the coding sequence GTGGATTTCAAGGTCGGCGACAACGTAGTCTATCCTTCCCAGGGCGCCGGAATCATCAAGGAGAAAACCTCGCGCGCGGTCCTGGGAGAAACACAGGACTACCTCAAGATCAGCTTTATCAAGAGCGACATGGAGGTCTTGGTGCCGCTCAAAAAGGGCGCCGAGGTCGGCCTGCGCCTCACCGTGACCAAGGACGACCTGCCCAAGCTCTTTGAAGCCGTCTCCAAGGGCGAGATCGCCCTGCCGAGCCAGTGGACGCCGCGCTACCGCGCCGAGCAGGAGGTGCTCTCGACCGGCGACGCCTTCGACCTCGCCAGCATGATCGGCGCTCTGGCCGCCCGCGATGTCGAAAAGGGTCTGGCCGCCACCGAGCGCCAGGTCATGGAGGACGCCAAGAGCATGCTTGCCAGCGAGATCGCCGTGGTCGAGGGCACCGGCCTGCAAGCCGCCATGGCCAGGATCGACGAAGCCGCCAGCCACGCCTAG
- a CDS encoding aquaporin, producing the protein MRRKSWLAEFIGSFALLFIGVGAIAAGGDLVAVALAHGLTIAAMVTAFGPLSGAHFNPAVTLAFLVTGRIGAVTLLSYWSAQLAGSSLATALLASLYGAEALVASRYGAPRLQEGLSLWAGAGIESVITFFLATVIFAVTIQRHANAGLYIGAAVTLGALGAGPLTGAAMNPARAFGPALVSGAWEGQWIYWLGPFAGAALAALVLDYVYHRPAAQGVLETPPQSHG; encoded by the coding sequence ATGAGGCGTAAAAGCTGGCTCGCCGAGTTCATCGGCAGCTTCGCGCTGCTCTTTATCGGCGTCGGGGCGATCGCCGCGGGTGGCGACCTGGTCGCCGTGGCGCTGGCGCACGGCCTCACCATAGCAGCGATGGTGACGGCCTTTGGCCCGCTGTCGGGAGCGCACTTCAACCCGGCGGTAACGCTCGCCTTTCTCGTCACCGGCCGGATAGGGGCCGTCACGCTCCTGAGCTACTGGAGCGCCCAGCTCGCCGGCTCGAGCCTGGCGACGGCGCTCCTGGCCTCTCTCTACGGCGCCGAGGCTCTCGTCGCTTCTCGCTACGGCGCGCCGCGTCTCCAAGAGGGCCTGAGCCTCTGGGCGGGGGCGGGCATCGAGAGCGTGATCACTTTTTTTCTCGCCACGGTCATCTTCGCCGTGACTATCCAGCGCCACGCCAACGCCGGGCTCTATATCGGCGCGGCGGTGACGCTCGGCGCGCTCGGCGCCGGGCCGCTGACGGGCGCGGCCATGAACCCGGCCAGGGCCTTTGGCCCGGCGCTCGTGAGCGGCGCCTGGGAGGGACAGTGGATCTACTGGCTGGGGCCCTTCGCGGGCGCCGCCCTGGCCGCGCTGGTCCTCGACTACGTCTACCATAGGCCCGCTGCGCAGGGCGTGCTCGAGACGCCGCCGCAAAGCCACGGATAG
- a CDS encoding arsenate reductase ArsC yields the protein MRLLVLCTHNSARSQMAEGWLRYYAKEFSLEAEVFSAGTERTKVKADAVAVMAEVGVDLRGHHSKTLDELPDPWNFDLIMTVCDSANEACPSYPAATRRLHLAFPDPSGAPLERWREVRDRIGEMSRTFVWALVQGRTPSEAELTGTPT from the coding sequence ATGAGGCTGCTCGTTCTCTGCACCCACAATTCGGCGCGCAGCCAGATGGCCGAGGGCTGGCTCCGCTACTACGCCAAGGAGTTCAGCCTCGAGGCCGAGGTCTTCTCGGCGGGCACCGAGAGGACGAAGGTCAAGGCCGACGCGGTCGCGGTGATGGCGGAGGTCGGCGTCGACCTCCGCGGCCACCACTCCAAAACGCTCGATGAGCTGCCCGATCCCTGGAACTTCGACCTGATCATGACGGTCTGCGACTCGGCCAACGAGGCCTGCCCCAGCTACCCTGCCGCGACGCGGCGTCTCCACCTCGCCTTTCCCGACCCGAGCGGCGCGCCCCTGGAGCGCTGGCGCGAGGTGCGAGACCGCATCGGCGAGATGAGCCGAACATTCGTCTGGGCGCTGGTCCAGGGCCGGACACCCAGCGAGGCCGAGCTGACCGGGACGCCGACGTGA
- a CDS encoding metalloregulator ArsR/SmtB family transcription factor, with translation MDSLVYRLKALADPVRLRILDFLLEPVLSCCSREDGVCACDLETFLGLSQPTVSHHMKLLVQAELVTADKRGRWVYYALDRQTIETVTARLARYIAPVATAAD, from the coding sequence ATGGATAGCCTGGTCTACCGGCTTAAAGCCCTCGCCGACCCCGTCAGGCTCCGCATCCTGGACTTCCTGCTCGAGCCCGTCTTAAGCTGTTGCAGCCGCGAGGACGGCGTCTGCGCCTGCGACCTCGAGACCTTCTTGGGCCTCAGCCAGCCCACCGTCAGCCACCATATGAAGCTGCTGGTGCAGGCGGAGCTGGTGACGGCCGACAAGCGCGGGCGCTGGGTCTACTACGCCCTTGATCGCCAAACCATCGAAACGGTAACGGCGCGCCTGGCTCGCTATATAGCGCCCGTCGCCACTGCCGCCGACTAG
- the moaA gene encoding GTP 3',8-cyclase MoaA, whose protein sequence is MKSLIDQHGRVVRDLRISVTPRCNFACSYCDPLGMGHKDPSGTVSVEDVNNVVKAAAGLGMESVRFTGGEPLIRKELPEMIHNAKHVVGIQDVAVTTNASLLARRLKELLAAGMDRVNISLDALDPEVFKRATGGGDIRPVWQGIEAVLEAGLHPVKLNAVMIRGVNDGELSRLAELTRDLPIHVRYIEYMHLNNAPTDDYFRAFMPGRDMKEALERELGELLPVETDPSAPARLFRVPGWQGAIGFINPVSEPFCGACSRMRLTSDAKVRPCLMTDRELDMRPALLAADPIAAIQEVFLVAAHRKVASGITTPVNRPRTMVAIGG, encoded by the coding sequence ATGAAAAGCCTCATCGACCAGCACGGCCGGGTAGTTCGGGACCTGAGAATCAGCGTCACCCCGCGCTGCAACTTCGCCTGCTCCTACTGCGACCCGCTGGGCATGGGCCACAAAGACCCCTCGGGCACGGTCTCGGTTGAAGACGTCAACAATGTCGTCAAGGCCGCGGCGGGACTGGGCATGGAGTCGGTCAGGTTCACCGGCGGCGAGCCCCTCATCCGCAAGGAACTGCCCGAGATGATCCATAACGCCAAGCATGTGGTGGGCATTCAGGACGTGGCCGTCACCACCAACGCCAGCCTCCTGGCGCGCCGCCTGAAGGAACTCCTGGCCGCCGGCATGGACCGGGTCAACATCTCGCTCGACGCTTTAGACCCCGAGGTCTTCAAGAGGGCGACCGGCGGCGGCGATATCAGACCCGTGTGGCAGGGTATCGAGGCGGTCCTCGAGGCGGGCCTGCACCCGGTCAAGCTGAACGCGGTGATGATACGCGGCGTCAACGACGGCGAACTCTCCAGGCTGGCCGAGCTGACGAGGGACCTGCCCATCCACGTCCGTTACATCGAGTACATGCACCTCAACAACGCGCCCACGGATGATTACTTTCGCGCCTTTATGCCCGGTCGCGACATGAAAGAGGCGCTGGAACGGGAACTGGGCGAGCTTCTGCCCGTCGAGACCGACCCCAGCGCGCCGGCCAGGCTCTTTAGGGTGCCTGGCTGGCAGGGGGCCATCGGCTTCATCAACCCGGTGTCCGAGCCCTTCTGCGGGGCCTGTAGCAGGATGCGGCTGACCTCCGACGCTAAGGTGCGGCCCTGCCTGATGACCGACCGTGAGCTGGACATGCGGCCGGCGCTCCTCGCCGCTGATCCCATTGCCGCCATCCAGGAGGTCTTCCTCGTTGCCGCGCACAGGAAGGTCGCCTCGGGCATCACCACGCCCGTCAACCGGCCGCGGACGATGGTGGCGATCGGGGGTTAG